One Candidatus Neomarinimicrobiota bacterium DNA window includes the following coding sequences:
- a CDS encoding dipeptide epimerase — MGLTLKWSIKRITTKFEFKIARSAESYYDVVILELSDGVHTGYGEAAPSKRYEKGPEAILNFLEGHQSQILELPLSDYENRQAALEQIFPDSYSLQAALDTAFWDLYGQQAGQALWQLFGADKDLAISTYTIGISDLGVIPDKIAEAAPYPLLKIKLGTDYDHEIMRAIRAETDKVLRVDVNEGWKTLDDAKRGTEWLVQENVEFLEQPMPANQLDDIAKLREFSPLPLVADENSVRPKDIPGLVGVYDGINIKLMKCGGLSNAKKMVELAQKHQFDIMLGCMVETSIGISAMSQLGSFARWLDLDGNVLLADDPYIGVGNEAGKILLLDKPGLGVEIRN; from the coding sequence ATGGGACTGACTTTGAAATGGTCTATCAAACGGATCACTACCAAATTTGAATTTAAAATAGCCCGGAGTGCTGAAAGCTATTACGATGTGGTTATTCTGGAATTAAGCGATGGCGTTCATACAGGCTACGGTGAAGCAGCTCCTTCAAAGCGTTATGAAAAGGGTCCTGAAGCAATTCTGAATTTTTTGGAAGGTCATCAATCTCAGATTCTGGAATTGCCCTTATCGGATTATGAAAACCGTCAGGCCGCTCTGGAACAAATATTTCCTGACAGCTATTCACTTCAGGCCGCTTTGGATACAGCATTTTGGGATTTGTATGGTCAGCAAGCTGGACAAGCTCTGTGGCAACTATTTGGAGCTGACAAGGATTTGGCCATCTCAACCTATACCATCGGTATTTCTGATCTTGGTGTTATCCCGGATAAAATTGCTGAAGCAGCACCCTACCCGCTACTCAAGATCAAACTGGGTACGGATTATGATCACGAGATCATGCGTGCCATCCGCGCTGAGACTGATAAAGTGCTGCGAGTAGATGTAAATGAGGGCTGGAAAACTCTTGATGATGCCAAACGAGGCACTGAATGGTTGGTCCAGGAAAATGTAGAATTCCTTGAGCAACCCATGCCTGCAAATCAGCTTGATGATATTGCAAAATTAAGAGAATTCTCACCCTTACCCCTGGTTGCTGACGAAAATTCTGTTCGACCAAAGGATATTCCTGGTCTGGTAGGGGTTTATGATGGGATCAATATTAAATTGATGAAATGCGGTGGTCTGAGCAATGCCAAGAAGATGGTTGAATTAGCCCAAAAACACCAGTTTGATATCATGCTAGGCTGTATGGTTGAAACCTCAATTGGTATTTCAGCCATGTCACAGTTGGGCTCCTTTGCACGCTGGTTGGACCTGGATGGAAATGTTCTCTTGGCAGATGATCCATACATTGGCGTTGGAAATGAAGCAGGGAAGATATTGTTACTGGATAAACCTGGTCTGGGCGTTGAAATTAGAAACTAG
- a CDS encoding DUF1611 domain-containing protein, with amino-acid sequence MIHPKRRFALYAQDHLHSLGSKTANGLILFRPDEVAVIIDRSKAGQTAQEVLGYGGAIPIVAHMNDALKYQPDVLVIGIAPIGGATKLAWFPELKIALDAGLEVWAGLHQFLADFDELRSYENQIWDVRRPPAGLKVAQGSWKKRQSKVILTIGSDSNVGKMTTALTLKRHLQGIGLDSIFVGTGQTGIMISGGGVAVDAVISDFVNGAVEAEIDKVDGQAPLIIVEGQGAITHIGYSGVTLGLIHGAMPDAFILAHQPSRLVDDYDHPLPGLKSVIDLHESLMAPFKHSPVLGINMYSKDLSVEASQHECQQIYEQVGLPVEDMVRVPKRIVAENVIRTLFPDQPG; translated from the coding sequence ATGATTCATCCCAAACGCAGATTTGCACTCTATGCTCAAGATCATTTACATTCATTGGGGAGCAAAACTGCCAATGGTTTGATCCTGTTCCGGCCAGATGAGGTCGCAGTTATTATTGATCGTAGCAAGGCGGGCCAAACCGCCCAGGAGGTCTTGGGCTATGGTGGGGCCATACCCATTGTTGCTCACATGAACGATGCGCTGAAATATCAACCCGATGTTCTGGTCATTGGAATTGCTCCCATCGGTGGAGCCACAAAATTAGCCTGGTTTCCTGAATTAAAGATCGCTTTGGATGCTGGCTTGGAAGTCTGGGCCGGACTTCATCAATTTTTAGCTGATTTTGATGAGCTTAGATCCTATGAAAATCAAATATGGGATGTTCGCAGACCCCCAGCAGGTCTGAAAGTCGCTCAAGGCTCCTGGAAGAAGCGCCAGTCAAAAGTTATCCTCACTATAGGCTCAGATTCTAATGTGGGTAAAATGACAACCGCTCTGACCCTGAAGCGGCATTTACAGGGAATTGGCCTTGATTCAATATTTGTCGGTACTGGACAAACCGGTATCATGATTTCTGGAGGTGGTGTTGCTGTTGATGCCGTGATCTCTGATTTTGTCAATGGCGCTGTGGAAGCTGAGATCGATAAAGTCGATGGCCAGGCTCCCCTGATCATTGTTGAAGGTCAGGGAGCTATTACCCATATTGGATACAGCGGTGTCACTCTGGGTCTGATTCATGGTGCCATGCCAGATGCATTCATCCTCGCTCACCAGCCCAGCCGACTTGTCGATGACTATGACCACCCTTTGCCAGGATTGAAATCCGTGATCGATCTGCATGAATCATTAATGGCACCCTTTAAACATAGCCCGGTACTCGGGATAAATATGTATTCCAAAGATTTGAGTGTGGAAGCCAGTCAGCATGAATGCCAACAGATCTACGAGCAAGTCGGCTTGCCCGTTGAAGACATGGTTCGAGTCCCCAAAAGGATCGTTGCTGAAAATGTGATCAGGACCCTTTTTCCTGACCAACCAGGCTAA